A stretch of DNA from Mucilaginibacter daejeonensis:
ACCTTGATAGGTCTCGCCCCAGTTACGGTGATAGATCCGGTTATCATGATTGCCTGACGAGGCTACGCCCACCCGGTACAGATCCGGATATTTACACATGGCCGCCACGGTCATCATTCCACCACCCGAATGGCCGAACATCCCTACCTTGCTCATATCCATAAAGGTGTACTTTGACCCTAACTGCTCCAAAGCATGTTTATCATCATCAATAGCGTTGTCGCGCAGGTTGCCGTAGCCATATTTGTAGTACGCCGCATTGCGTAAGGGCGACCCACCACGATGACCAACACATATAACAATGAAACCCAACTGAGCCAGCGAGGTGTTATTATACTTATCCAGCACGGTAAAATCGCGCCATACGGTCTCGATCTGCGGGCCGGGATATACCTGCGAGATAACCGGGTACTTTTTGTTGGGGTCAAAATTGAATGGCTTCCACATTAACCCATAAAGATCGGTCACGCCATCCTTAGCTTTCACCGTAAAAGGTTCGGCATGTTTCCATCCGTAAGCATACAGTGCGGCCAGGTCGGGCTTATAAACCTCGGCTATTCGTTTCCCATTGGTCGTGCTTAGCGTGGTCACCGGATTCATATCTATCCTCGAATGATTGTCCACAAAATATTTACGGTCCGGCGAAATGAACACGTTATGCATCGCGTTCTCGGGTGTTAAAAGGCGTTCGGCCCGGCCATCAAGGCTCATTTTGTATAGATAGGCCTGGTATGGGTCCGCGTTAGGTCGCTTCCCGTAAGCGTAGAGATATAATTGTCCTTTTGCTGTGTCAATGGCCGCGATCTTACCGGCGGTCCAGTCGCCTTTAGTGATCCGGTTCACGAGTTCGCCTTGCCCACTGTAACGATAATACTGTCCCCAACCTGTGCGGTCGCTCCACCAGATTACCTCCTGCCCGGCTTTGATGATGGACACATTGAACATATCCTCGTTGATAAACGGCTTGCTTACCTCTTGAATCACGATGCGTACGTTGCCACTTTTCAGATCAACGGCACACAGTTCCATTTCGTCGCGGGTACGTTTACGCCTGATGAGGAAAATCTCCTGCATATCTCCCGGTGAGGGTACCATTTCCACCTGCTGGTCGGGCCAACGGTCAATGTTCACCTTGCGTAGCTTTCGCTCCTGGGCATCGCCCACATAAAGTTCGAACTGGGCCACATCCTTATCCCCGGGCAGCTCCTCTTTATAGGTAGATACCCGCGGCCGCGGCATGAAGCCTGAGCTAATGACCGACATGGTCAGCACCTTGCGTTTGTCGACACGCAAGGCATAAAAATATCGCGCATTGACCCACTTAGCTATCGAGGGCATGGCCTTCTCCTTGATGTAAGTTCCCGCTTCATCCACACAGAACGAGCGGTATGGTTCGGCATCGGTACTAAGCTGTGTCTCGTTAGCCTTGCTACCGGCATCCCCCATATAAAGGTCGTGAGCGCGGGTGTACAACTCGAACTTACCATCTGCCGATACGCCGACAAGTGGATAGCTCGGCCGCTTTTCATTTAGCGAATGTACG
This window harbors:
- a CDS encoding S9 family peptidase, which produces MRQSKLNSATLLVALCCYIPLFAQRADFAAAEKYDAPNLAKRTGILKVTPFFLKRSDRFWFAMDERPVAEEDSVASRIDKRSNTYYIVNMPTGKKTELFDKVAINKALQGLTQKPVDSRMISYSPNFSADEQCVTVQYQGKTYDYHYLTKALTVHSLNEKRPSYPLVGVSADGKFELYTRAHDLYMGDAGSKANETQLSTDAEPYRSFCVDEAGTYIKEKAMPSIAKWVNARYFYALRVDKRKVLTMSVISSGFMPRPRVSTYKEELPGDKDVAQFELYVGDAQERKLRKVNIDRWPDQQVEMVPSPGDMQEIFLIRRKRTRDEMELCAVDLKSGNVRIVIQEVSKPFINEDMFNVSIIKAGQEVIWWSDRTGWGQYYRYSGQGELVNRITKGDWTAGKIAAIDTAKGQLYLYAYGKRPNADPYQAYLYKMSLDGRAERLLTPENAMHNVFISPDRKYFVDNHSRIDMNPVTTLSTTNGKRIAEVYKPDLAALYAYGWKHAEPFTVKAKDGVTDLYGLMWKPFNFDPNKKYPVISQVYPGPQIETVWRDFTVLDKYNNTSLAQLGFIVICVGHRGGSPLRNAAYYKYGYGNLRDNAIDDDKHALEQLGSKYTFMDMSKVGMFGHSGGGMMTVAAMCKYPDLYRVGVASSGNHDNRIYHRNWGETYQGFNAKMPLNQDLAKQLKGHLMLVTGEVDENVNPANTYRMVDALIKADKDFDLLVLPGQNHTYEGAAKSYFQKRLRAYFAKYLMDAR